TGGGTATGGCGACAGATGAGAACTTCCCAGAAGAAGTTCGTAGCAACATGGGTGCTTTCTCCATCCCGGCTATCGAAGGCGGTAAAGGAAGCGCAAGTGATCTGACTGCATGGTTCGGCGGCGGATATTCGGTATCCAACAGCTCCGCGCACAAAGAAGAAGCGATTGCTTTCTTGAAGTGGATGTTTAAGCCTGACAACTGGGCTAAGGGCGTATGGCAGAACGGAATTACTTTCCCTGCACAGAAATACGACAGCTTCATGACTGGTAATGAAACGCCTGTTCAGAAAGATCTAAGTAATATCTTTAACCAAGCAACTTCTTATAGTGGTACAGTAGCCCAGGATAAATTCACATCGGTTACACAAAAAATCTATTACGATTCCCTGCAGCAGCTTGAAGCTAAGAAGCTAACTCCAGAAGCTTTCACTAAGGTTATTGCAGATGCGGCAGCGAAATCCGTAAAAGAAGCAGCAACAGAAAAATAATCAAATTTGACTTATGAAACTAATGGGACGGTGGATCTTTTGAATCCCCCGCCCCATGCTGTTTCAGATAGGATGATGATCATGCATAAAATCATGAGCGACCGAAGAACGATTTTCTTTCTTATTGCACCGGGAATGCTTCTGTTTGCAATGATGATTTTTATTCCTATATTGGTCAGCTTCTACTATAGTTTGACGAACTGGGATGGAGTCGGCGGATATGAATTTATCGGCTTCGGTAATTACAAAGAAATATTCAGTCACGACTCTGTTTTTGGCTATTCTCTGTTAAACTCTGTATTGCTCGGCCTTGGCCTCGTCCTTATTCAGCATCCATTCTCCATTATTATTGCGATGTTAATTCAGTATTGCGGCCGCTGGGAGAAGTTCCTTCAGGTATGTATTTTTATTCCGGCTATTATTTCGACCTTCGTAACGACAAAGCTATGGTCGAGTATTTTCGATACTCAATTTGGATTACTCAATCAGGTGCTCGATATTCTGCGGCTTTCCGATTGGAAGCAGGATTGGCTGGGTGACTCCACCTGGGCCATTATTTGTATTATCTTTGTATGTATGTGGCAAGGCTTCGGCTATGCATTCCTGTTGTATTATGCGGGAATCAAGGGTGTGCCTAAGGATTTGTATGAGGCAGCTATGCTGGATGGTGCTTCGCCAATACAACTGAATACGAGAATTGTTTTACCGTTGC
This portion of the Cohnella abietis genome encodes:
- a CDS encoding carbohydrate ABC transporter permease, translating into MHKIMSDRRTIFFLIAPGMLLFAMMIFIPILVSFYYSLTNWDGVGGYEFIGFGNYKEIFSHDSVFGYSLLNSVLLGLGLVLIQHPFSIIIAMLIQYCGRWEKFLQVCIFIPAIISTFVTTKLWSSIFDTQFGLLNQVLDILRLSDWKQDWLGDSTWAIICIIFVCMWQGFGYAFLLYYAGIKGVPKDLYEAAMLDGASPIQLNTRIVLPLLAPVLRVNIVLAVVAAFKQMETVYLLTSGGPANSTQFLSTYLYSKAFRESVYGYGNAISVLLVVICLIVTVILNRSMRREVGEY